One genomic window of Trichlorobacter lovleyi includes the following:
- the nusG gene encoding transcription termination/antitermination protein NusG, whose amino-acid sequence MSQKWYGVHTYSGYENKVRLNLTERVKNEKMEDLFGEILIPSETVVELKKGEKKTSSRKFFPGYILIKMELTDETWHIVKETAKVTGFVGGNTPFPIPDEEVNKIARRMEEGAEKPRPKVEFDVGETVRVVDGPFLNFTGVIEDVKPDKGKLRVAVTIFGRSTPVELEFMQVEKC is encoded by the coding sequence ATGAGCCAGAAATGGTATGGCGTACATACATATTCAGGATATGAAAACAAGGTCCGCCTCAATCTGACAGAGCGCGTCAAAAATGAGAAGATGGAGGATCTCTTCGGTGAGATTCTGATCCCCTCAGAGACCGTTGTTGAACTCAAGAAGGGCGAGAAGAAGACTTCGTCACGTAAATTCTTCCCCGGCTATATCCTGATTAAGATGGAGCTGACTGACGAAACATGGCATATCGTTAAGGAAACTGCCAAGGTTACCGGTTTTGTCGGTGGCAATACTCCGTTTCCTATTCCTGACGAGGAAGTTAACAAGATCGCCCGCAGAATGGAAGAAGGCGCTGAAAAACCACGTCCCAAAGTCGAATTTGATGTGGGTGAAACCGTTCGTGTTGTTGACGGGCCGTTCCTGAACTTTACTGGGGTGATTGAAGACGTCAAGCCGGACAAAGGCAAGCTGCGTGTTGCTGTAACAATTTTTGGACGTTCTACTCCGGTCGAACTGGAGTTTATGCAAGTAGAGAAGTGCTGA
- the rpoB gene encoding DNA-directed RNA polymerase subunit beta codes for MAYSIANNHLLRKNFATIKNIIDIPNLIDIQKNSYRRFLQSDVPLDSRKNIGLEAVFRSVFPIKDFSETSSLEYVSYTLSKPKYDVEECHQRGMTYAAPMKVKVRLVIWDSGKESGVRGVKDIKEQEVYFGEIPLMTENGTFIINGTERVIVSQLHRSPGVFFDHDKGKTHSSGKVLYSARVIPYRGSWLDFEFDHKDILFVRIDRRRKMPATVLLKALGYSVEHLLNYYYKSEQIFIAAGELRKGIEPELLTMQKAVVDVADANGEVIVKANRKFTKASIKKLLDHGVTTIPTSSENIIGRYASADVVDPVTGEILLECNQELTADKLDELRQKEVTTFNLLYIDGLNVTSSFRDTLLADKISSSDEALIEIYRRLRPGDPPTLKSSLALFDNLFFNPERYDLSAVGRLKLNFKLGLKVWPDCTILNGPTMLTAAELQNAEQLIDGLVNGTRPVDLALKDRLSSDLTKSLKKLDLKQPVPERLLEQLAEELNSAVANAEFFQRDLVAGLELPESFIKLMDLIEQGGYDENRRRIEGLRRNRMLLEVAYGDSVECCNRNDILEIVRYLIELKNGRGAIDDIDHLGNRRVRAVGELLENQYRIGLVRMERAIKERMSLQEVENLMPHDLINSKPVSAVVKEFFGSSQLSQFMDQTNPLSEVTHKRRLSALGPGGLTRERAGFEVRDVHPTHYGRVCPIETPEGPNIGLIASLSTYARINEHGFVETPYRLVREGQVTSEVKFFSALEEEGHAIAQANALVDQDGRFINEYVSARKSGEFVLVQRDEIELMDVAPKQLVSVAAALIPFLENDDANRALMGSNMQRQAVPLLRADSPLVGTGMERIVAKDSGVSVIARHNGVVDAVDAGRIVIKIDEEEYDETGTGVDIYNLVKFSRSNQNTCINQKPVVKVGDKVKRGDVIADGPSTDMGELALGQNIIVAFMPWGGYNFEDSILVSERLTKDDRYTSIHIEEFECVARDTKLGKEEITADIPNLGEEALKDLDESGIIRIGAEVKPGDILVGKITPKGETQLSPEEKLLRAIFGEKAGDVRDTSLTIPPGVEGTVIGAKVFSRKGNDKDARTELIEKIEEEKLRKDEQDEVRIIRDSARGKLKRLLVGKTAGAKIEDRHGVTVLAKGKKITDELLESLTMDRWATISVSDGTDVEEKVAEVLSKLNEQVELIRGVFDDKVQKLRRGDDLPPGVIKMVKVYVAIKRKLQVGDKMAGRHGNKGVVSRILPEEDMPYMDDGRPVEIVLNPLGVPSRMNVGQILETHLGWAAKGLGWKIQKMLEEHTSEENLKKFIRETYDNADFNKILDTMDREELLLVARRLSRGVPMASPVFEGAGEAKIKELLTRAGFATNGQVTLFDGRTGEPFKHKVTVGIMYVLKLHHLVDDKIHARSIGPYSLVTQQPLGGKAQFGGQRLGEMEVWAMEAYGCSYALQEFLTVKSDDVSGRTRMYEAIVKGKHTLEPGLPESFNVLIKELQSLCLDVELLEGDE; via the coding sequence ATGGCCTACTCGATCGCCAACAACCACCTGCTGCGCAAAAATTTTGCCACTATCAAGAATATCATTGATATCCCTAACCTGATTGACATTCAGAAAAACTCCTACCGTCGTTTTTTGCAATCTGACGTCCCGTTGGATTCACGCAAAAACATTGGTCTTGAGGCTGTTTTTCGGTCTGTTTTTCCTATAAAGGACTTCAGCGAAACTTCATCGCTGGAGTATGTCTCCTATACGCTGAGCAAGCCTAAATATGACGTTGAGGAGTGCCATCAACGGGGTATGACCTATGCAGCCCCGATGAAGGTTAAGGTCCGGCTTGTCATTTGGGATTCAGGCAAGGAGTCGGGTGTCCGTGGTGTTAAGGATATTAAGGAGCAGGAGGTCTACTTCGGGGAAATCCCGTTGATGACCGAAAACGGCACCTTTATTATCAACGGCACTGAGCGGGTTATCGTTAGCCAGTTGCATCGCTCACCGGGTGTATTCTTTGATCACGATAAAGGTAAGACACACTCAAGTGGCAAGGTTCTGTATTCTGCGAGGGTTATCCCCTATCGTGGTTCCTGGCTTGACTTTGAGTTTGACCATAAGGATATCCTGTTTGTAAGGATTGACCGTCGTCGTAAGATGCCGGCAACGGTCCTGTTAAAGGCCCTGGGATATTCAGTTGAACATCTCCTGAACTATTACTACAAGAGTGAGCAGATTTTTATTGCAGCGGGTGAACTGCGCAAAGGGATTGAACCCGAGCTGCTTACCATGCAAAAGGCGGTTGTTGATGTCGCAGACGCCAATGGTGAGGTAATTGTAAAGGCCAACCGCAAATTCACCAAGGCCTCTATAAAGAAGCTCTTGGATCATGGTGTTACTACCATTCCTACCAGTTCCGAGAATATTATTGGCCGCTATGCTTCTGCTGATGTTGTTGATCCGGTAACCGGTGAAATACTGCTGGAATGCAATCAGGAACTGACAGCCGACAAGCTTGACGAGTTGCGCCAAAAAGAGGTTACAACCTTCAACCTGCTGTACATTGACGGTTTGAACGTCACCTCTTCCTTCCGTGATACGCTGCTTGCTGATAAAATCAGCTCCAGTGATGAAGCCCTGATCGAGATTTATCGGCGTTTGCGTCCGGGGGATCCACCAACTCTCAAGAGCTCGCTGGCACTCTTTGATAACCTGTTCTTTAACCCTGAACGTTATGATCTTTCAGCTGTTGGTCGTCTGAAGCTGAACTTTAAACTGGGGCTGAAGGTGTGGCCGGATTGTACGATACTTAACGGGCCTACCATGTTGACAGCTGCTGAGCTGCAAAATGCCGAGCAGTTGATTGATGGCCTGGTGAATGGTACCCGTCCGGTTGACTTGGCTTTAAAAGACAGACTTTCGAGCGATCTGACCAAATCGCTTAAAAAGCTCGATTTGAAACAACCGGTGCCTGAGCGTCTGTTGGAACAGCTGGCTGAAGAACTGAATAGTGCGGTAGCCAACGCTGAGTTCTTCCAGCGTGATCTGGTTGCAGGTCTTGAACTGCCTGAGTCGTTCATAAAACTGATGGATCTGATTGAGCAGGGTGGTTATGACGAAAATCGTCGGCGGATTGAAGGCCTGCGCCGCAATCGTATGCTTCTGGAAGTTGCCTATGGCGACTCTGTTGAGTGCTGTAACCGTAACGACATTCTCGAGATCGTCCGTTATCTGATCGAGTTGAAAAATGGTCGCGGTGCGATTGACGATATTGACCACTTGGGCAATCGTCGTGTCCGGGCCGTTGGTGAATTGCTTGAGAATCAGTATCGGATCGGTCTGGTACGGATGGAACGGGCAATTAAGGAACGGATGTCGTTGCAGGAAGTTGAAAACCTGATGCCGCACGACCTGATTAACTCAAAGCCTGTGTCTGCGGTTGTCAAGGAGTTCTTTGGTTCATCACAGCTGTCACAGTTTATGGACCAGACCAACCCGCTGTCCGAGGTTACCCACAAACGGCGCCTGTCGGCCCTTGGACCAGGTGGTCTGACCCGTGAACGTGCCGGCTTTGAGGTGCGGGACGTTCATCCCACCCACTATGGCAGGGTCTGTCCGATTGAAACGCCGGAAGGTCCGAACATCGGCTTGATCGCTTCTCTCTCCACCTACGCCCGGATCAACGAGCATGGTTTTGTTGAGACACCGTACCGTTTGGTACGGGAGGGCCAGGTCACCAGTGAGGTGAAGTTCTTCTCTGCACTGGAAGAGGAAGGACATGCCATCGCCCAGGCAAATGCCTTGGTGGATCAGGACGGACGGTTTATTAATGAGTACGTCTCTGCACGGAAGAGCGGCGAGTTTGTTCTGGTGCAGCGTGACGAAATTGAGCTGATGGACGTTGCACCCAAGCAGCTGGTATCCGTTGCTGCGGCACTGATTCCGTTCCTGGAAAACGATGACGCAAACCGGGCCCTGATGGGATCCAACATGCAGCGGCAGGCAGTTCCGTTGTTGCGTGCGGATTCCCCGTTGGTGGGTACCGGCATGGAACGTATTGTTGCGAAGGATTCCGGCGTCTCTGTTATTGCCCGTCATAATGGTGTTGTTGATGCGGTTGATGCTGGCCGGATTGTGATCAAGATTGACGAAGAAGAGTATGATGAGACCGGTACCGGCGTTGATATTTACAATCTGGTGAAGTTTTCCCGCTCCAACCAGAATACCTGTATCAACCAAAAGCCGGTGGTAAAAGTCGGGGACAAGGTCAAACGCGGCGATGTCATTGCTGATGGCCCCTCAACCGATATGGGTGAACTGGCCCTTGGTCAAAACATCATTGTGGCCTTCATGCCTTGGGGCGGCTACAACTTCGAGGACTCCATCCTGGTTTCTGAACGGCTGACCAAGGATGACCGCTACACATCAATTCACATCGAAGAATTTGAGTGTGTGGCCCGTGATACAAAGCTTGGCAAGGAAGAAATTACCGCTGATATTCCAAACCTTGGTGAAGAGGCTCTTAAAGATCTGGATGAGTCAGGTATCATCAGGATCGGTGCCGAGGTCAAACCTGGCGATATCCTGGTCGGGAAAATCACTCCCAAAGGCGAGACCCAGCTCTCTCCCGAAGAGAAACTGCTGCGTGCGATCTTCGGTGAAAAAGCTGGTGATGTCCGTGATACCTCCTTGACCATACCTCCGGGCGTGGAAGGTACCGTTATCGGCGCCAAGGTCTTCTCCCGTAAGGGTAATGATAAGGACGCCCGGACTGAACTGATTGAGAAGATTGAGGAAGAGAAGCTTCGCAAGGACGAGCAGGATGAGGTCCGTATCATCCGAGATTCAGCTCGCGGCAAGCTGAAGCGCCTCCTGGTGGGTAAGACTGCCGGTGCCAAGATCGAGGATCGTCACGGCGTAACTGTTCTTGCCAAGGGCAAGAAGATTACCGATGAACTGCTTGAGTCCCTGACCATGGACCGCTGGGCAACCATTTCAGTCAGTGACGGAACCGATGTCGAGGAAAAAGTCGCTGAGGTCCTGTCCAAACTCAACGAGCAGGTCGAGCTTATTCGTGGGGTATTCGACGATAAGGTTCAAAAGCTGAGAAGGGGCGACGATCTGCCTCCTGGTGTAATCAAGATGGTCAAGGTCTATGTCGCCATCAAGCGTAAGCTCCAGGTTGGTGACAAAATGGCTGGTCGTCACGGTAACAAGGGTGTTGTTTCCCGCATCCTGCCTGAAGAAGATATGCCGTATATGGATGATGGGCGCCCCGTTGAAATTGTGCTGAACCCCTTGGGTGTTCCTTCCCGTATGAACGTTGGACAGATCCTTGAGACCCACCTTGGCTGGGCTGCTAAAGGTCTGGGCTGGAAGATTCAGAAGATGCTGGAAGAGCATACCTCTGAAGAAAACCTGAAGAAGTTCATTCGTGAAACATACGATAATGCTGACTTCAACAAGATACTTGACACCATGGATCGTGAAGAACTGCTGCTGGTTGCGCGGCGCCTGTCGCGTGGTGTGCCGATGGCATCACCGGTATTCGAAGGTGCCGGTGAGGCGAAAATCAAAGAGCTGTTGACCCGCGCCGGCTTTGCAACCAATGGCCAGGTAACGCTTTTTGACGGTCGTACCGGTGAGCCGTTTAAGCATAAGGTAACGGTTGGTATCATGTACGTCCTGAAGCTGCATCACTTGGTTGATGACAAGATCCATGCCCGTTCAATCGGACCTTACTCGCTGGTTACGCAGCAACCACTGGGTGGTAAGGCCCAGTTTGGCGGCCAGCGTCTGGGTGAGATGGAAGTCTGGGCGATGGAGGCATATGGCTGTTCTTATGCACTGCAGGAGTTCCTGACCGTCAAGTCGGACGACGTCTCCGGACGTACCCGCATGTACGAAGCGATTGTGAAAGG
- the rplK gene encoding 50S ribosomal protein L11 — MAKKITGYIKLQIPAGKANPSPPIGPALGQHGVNIMEFCKAFNAKTQADEGTITPVVITVYADRSFSFITKTPPVPVLIKKTIGIESGSSVPNKNKVGKLTKAQVEEIAKKKMPDLNAASVEAAMRTVEGTARSMGVDIVE; from the coding sequence ATGGCTAAGAAGATTACCGGCTACATAAAACTGCAAATTCCTGCGGGCAAGGCTAACCCCTCGCCGCCTATCGGACCTGCTCTTGGTCAGCATGGTGTCAATATCATGGAGTTTTGCAAGGCTTTTAATGCCAAGACACAGGCCGATGAAGGTACTATTACACCAGTAGTCATAACTGTCTACGCAGACCGGTCTTTTTCTTTTATTACCAAAACTCCTCCGGTACCGGTTCTGATCAAGAAGACCATTGGTATTGAGAGCGGTTCAAGTGTGCCGAACAAGAACAAGGTTGGTAAACTGACCAAGGCTCAGGTTGAAGAGATTGCCAAGAAGAAAATGCCGGATCTGAACGCCGCCTCTGTTGAAGCAGCCATGCGGACAGTAGAGGGTACTGCTCGTTCCATGGGTGTAGATATTGTAGAGTAA
- the tuf gene encoding elongation factor Tu, producing the protein MAKAKFERNKTHVNIGTIGHVDHGKTTLTAAITKVLAGKGQAEYKAFDQIDNAPEERERGITIATAHVEYETDKRHYAHVDCPGHADYVKNMITGAAQMDGAILVVSAADGPMPQTREHILLARQVGVPYIVVFLNKADMVDDAELLELVELEIRELLSSYDFPGDDIPIIKGSALKALNGDKDELGEDSVNALMEAVDSYIPDPERAIDRPFLMPVEDVFSISGRGTVATGRVERGIVKVGEEIEIVGIKATAKTTVTGVEMFRKLLDQGQAGDNIGALLRGVKREDIERGQVLAKPGSITPHTKFKAEAYILTKEEGGRHTPFFNGYRPQFYFRTTDVTGVAELPAGTEMVMPGDNIAMTVNLITPIAMDEGLRFAIREGGRTVGAGVVSAIIE; encoded by the coding sequence ATGGCCAAGGCTAAATTTGAGCGTAATAAAACGCACGTAAACATCGGAACGATTGGTCACGTTGACCATGGTAAGACCACATTGACCGCAGCGATCACCAAGGTGCTTGCTGGCAAGGGTCAGGCCGAATACAAGGCGTTTGACCAGATTGACAACGCCCCTGAAGAGCGTGAGCGTGGTATCACCATTGCGACCGCCCACGTTGAATACGAAACCGACAAGCGTCACTACGCCCACGTCGACTGCCCTGGTCACGCTGACTACGTCAAGAACATGATCACCGGTGCAGCTCAGATGGACGGTGCTATTCTGGTTGTATCAGCAGCAGACGGCCCAATGCCTCAGACCCGTGAGCACATCCTGCTTGCCCGTCAGGTTGGCGTGCCCTACATCGTTGTCTTCCTCAACAAGGCTGACATGGTAGACGACGCTGAGCTGCTTGAGCTGGTAGAACTGGAAATCCGTGAACTGCTTTCCAGCTATGACTTCCCGGGTGACGATATTCCAATCATCAAAGGCTCCGCCCTGAAGGCCCTTAACGGCGACAAGGACGAACTGGGTGAAGACTCCGTTAACGCACTGATGGAAGCTGTTGACAGCTACATCCCTGATCCTGAGCGTGCCATTGACCGTCCGTTCCTGATGCCGGTAGAAGACGTATTCTCCATCTCCGGTCGTGGTACAGTTGCCACCGGTCGTGTAGAGCGCGGCATTGTAAAGGTTGGCGAGGAAATCGAAATCGTCGGCATCAAGGCTACCGCCAAGACCACCGTAACCGGTGTAGAAATGTTCCGTAAACTGCTTGACCAAGGTCAGGCTGGCGACAACATCGGCGCCCTGCTGCGTGGTGTTAAGCGTGAAGACATCGAGCGTGGCCAGGTACTTGCCAAGCCCGGTAGCATCACCCCGCACACCAAGTTCAAGGCAGAAGCCTACATTCTCACCAAAGAAGAAGGTGGTCGTCACACCCCATTCTTTAACGGCTACCGTCCGCAGTTCTACTTCCGCACCACTGACGTAACCGGTGTAGCTGAACTGCCTGCCGGCACCGAGATGGTAATGCCTGGTGACAATATTGCCATGACCGTAAACCTGATCACCCCGATCGCCATGGACGAAGGTCTTCGCTTCGCCATCCGTGAAGGTGGTCGTACCGTAGGCGCCGGCGTCGTCAGCGCAATTATCGAGTAA
- the secE gene encoding preprotein translocase subunit SecE: protein MQNVKTFFESVKLELSKVTWPTRKETVATTGVVIMIVFMVSIYLGLCDVVLSKLMRLVLG, encoded by the coding sequence GTGCAGAATGTGAAGACATTTTTCGAGTCAGTTAAACTCGAGCTGAGCAAGGTAACCTGGCCGACACGCAAGGAAACCGTTGCTACAACCGGTGTGGTGATCATGATTGTTTTTATGGTCTCTATTTACCTCGGTTTGTGTGATGTGGTCCTGTCCAAGCTGATGCGCTTGGTATTGGGATAA
- the rplJ gene encoding 50S ribosomal protein L10, whose protein sequence is MKKSVKQEQVTQMHDKLLRAKAVFLADFRGMNVDKATTLRNELRSASVEYKVFKNTLFDIAAKETEAACLAPYLAGPTAVAISYDDPVGAAKVLSKFAKDSKGVFALKAGVLSGKVIDVSQIQALADLPSREVLIAKMLGSMQAPATNFVGVLAALPGSLVRVLDAIRAKKEGN, encoded by the coding sequence TTGAAAAAATCTGTCAAGCAGGAACAAGTAACGCAGATGCACGATAAGCTGTTGCGTGCAAAAGCAGTTTTTCTGGCTGACTTCCGCGGAATGAATGTGGATAAGGCTACAACACTGCGCAACGAGCTCCGGTCTGCCAGCGTTGAGTACAAGGTGTTCAAGAACACCCTGTTCGATATCGCTGCGAAAGAAACCGAGGCTGCGTGTCTGGCTCCCTATCTTGCCGGCCCAACAGCGGTAGCTATATCTTATGATGACCCTGTCGGCGCTGCCAAGGTCCTGTCCAAATTCGCCAAGGATTCAAAAGGCGTGTTTGCACTTAAAGCCGGTGTGCTTTCCGGTAAAGTGATTGATGTTAGCCAGATTCAGGCACTTGCTGATCTCCCATCACGGGAAGTGTTGATTGCCAAGATGCTCGGCTCAATGCAGGCACCAGCCACGAATTTTGTTGGCGTACTGGCTGCACTGCCCGGCTCACTGGTGCGTGTCCTGGATGCAATCCGGGCAAAAAAAGAAGGCAACTAG
- the rpmG gene encoding 50S ribosomal protein L33: protein MRDIITLACTECKQRNYTTTKNKKITPQKLEFSKYCRFCRKHTPHKETK from the coding sequence ATGAGAGACATCATTACCCTTGCATGCACCGAGTGCAAGCAGAGAAACTACACAACAACCAAGAACAAAAAGATTACTCCGCAAAAGCTGGAGTTCAGTAAATATTGCCGTTTTTGTCGTAAGCATACCCCTCACAAGGAAACAAAATAA
- the rplL gene encoding 50S ribosomal protein L7/L12, with the protein MAEITKADVVAFIEKMTVLELAELVKELEEKFGVSAAAPVAVAAAAPAAAAEAAEEKTEFDVILKSAGANKINVIKVVRTLTSLGLKEAKDLVDGAPSPVKTGISKAEAEEAQKQLVEAGAEVEIK; encoded by the coding sequence ATGGCTGAAATTACTAAGGCAGACGTAGTTGCATTTATTGAAAAGATGACTGTTCTTGAACTGGCTGAGCTGGTTAAGGAGCTGGAAGAAAAGTTCGGTGTGTCTGCTGCTGCTCCTGTTGCAGTTGCTGCTGCTGCTCCTGCTGCCGCTGCTGAGGCTGCTGAAGAGAAGACTGAGTTTGATGTTATCCTGAAGAGTGCCGGTGCCAACAAGATCAACGTGATCAAGGTTGTGCGTACTCTGACCAGCCTGGGCCTGAAGGAAGCAAAAGACCTGGTTGACGGCGCACCAAGCCCCGTTAAGACCGGTATCTCCAAGGCTGAAGCTGAAGAAGCTCAGAAGCAACTGGTTGAAGCTGGCGCAGAAGTAGAAATCAAATAG
- the rplA gene encoding 50S ribosomal protein L1, with translation MSKSTKKHSAAMTKVDRSTVYPLKAAVEVVKDTAYAKFDETVDVAVKLGVDPRHADQMVRGAVVLPNGLGKNVRVLVFAKGEKEKEALDAGADYVGADDLVAKIQEGWFEFDTAIATPDMMGVVGKIGKLLGPRGLMPNPKVGTVTFEVGRAVKESKAGKVEFRVEKAGIVHAPIGKVSFDAEKLQGNLVALVEALVKAKPSAAKGTYIKKISLSSTMGPGINLDISDVTANI, from the coding sequence ATGTCAAAGAGTACAAAAAAACATAGCGCCGCAATGACCAAGGTTGACCGTAGCACGGTTTATCCCCTTAAAGCAGCGGTCGAAGTGGTAAAAGATACTGCTTATGCCAAGTTTGATGAGACAGTAGATGTGGCGGTCAAACTGGGTGTTGATCCTCGTCATGCCGATCAAATGGTACGTGGTGCTGTTGTTCTGCCTAATGGACTGGGTAAGAATGTACGGGTGCTGGTGTTTGCCAAAGGTGAGAAGGAAAAAGAAGCCCTGGATGCTGGCGCAGATTACGTCGGTGCAGATGATCTGGTGGCCAAAATTCAGGAAGGCTGGTTTGAGTTTGATACCGCCATAGCTACTCCTGATATGATGGGTGTTGTCGGCAAGATCGGTAAACTGCTCGGTCCCCGCGGCCTGATGCCTAACCCGAAGGTCGGCACTGTTACCTTTGAAGTTGGTCGTGCTGTGAAAGAGTCCAAGGCCGGTAAGGTTGAGTTCCGCGTGGAGAAGGCCGGAATTGTCCACGCCCCTATTGGCAAGGTTTCGTTCGACGCTGAAAAACTGCAGGGAAACTTGGTTGCTCTGGTTGAAGCACTGGTAAAAGCCAAGCCTTCTGCGGCAAAAGGTACCTATATCAAGAAGATTTCTCTCTCGTCAACGATGGGGCCTGGAATCAACCTTGATATCAGTGATGTAACCGCAAATATATAA